The Tubulanus polymorphus chromosome 1, tnTubPoly1.2, whole genome shotgun sequence genome contains a region encoding:
- the LOC141908795 gene encoding retinol dehydrogenase 12-like, with protein sequence MALYEIISSGVMFIAVSVAVYCTKKYMGGMENKCQNRLDGKTAVITGANTGIGKEVAKDLARRGARVILACRDVIRAKEAAEDIRKLTQSENVVFYKLDLASLQSVRLFVQQALKNEERVDILINNAGVMWCPRVLTDDGFEMQIGVNHLGHFLLTNLLLDSLKQAAPSRVINVTSVAYRWAEIKFDDLMSEQSYDPAYAYAQSKLANMLFTRELARRTKGLGVTTYAVHPGVVRTEIGRYMTILKQPIIKYLIFPLLLPIQWIFLKNPRQGAQTIIHCALAEELANESGKYYCDCKETKITASGMDGIAAHRLWEESVKLVGLQDQVRDLPSNGQAFDFQSASNNNGKASTS encoded by the exons ATGGctttatatgaaattatttcctCGGGAGTgatgtttatagctgtttcaGTCGCGGTTTATTGCACCAA AAAATACATGGGAGGAATGGAAAATAAATGTCAGAACAGACTCGATGGCAAAACGGCGGTGATAACCGGAGCGAATACGGGAATCGGAAAAGAGGTAGCGAAAGATTTGGCAAGACGAG GCGCAAGGGTTATTTTGGCGTGTAGAGACGTGATCCGGGCGAAAGAAGCCGCGGAAGATATCCGAAAGCTGACCCAGTCGGAGAATGTGGTATTTTACAAGCTCGATCTCGCCAGTCTGCAGTCCGTGCGATTGTTCGTGCAACAAGCTTTGAAAA ATGAGGAGCGTGtggatattttgataaataacgCCGGTGTAATGTGGTGCCCACGCGTTTTGACAGACGACGGGTTCGAAATGCAAATTGGAGTTAATCACCTCG GTCATTTTCTGCTTACGAACTTGTTGTTAGATTCGCTGAAACAGGCGGCGCCGAGTCGAGTGATCAACGTAACGTCGGTAGCTTACCGATGGGCAGAAATTAAGTTCGACGATCTGATGAGCGAACAAAGTTACGATCCCGCTTACGCGTACGCGCAGAGTAAACTGGCTAACATGCTGTTTACGAGAGAATTGGCGAGAAGGACGAAAG GATTAGGGGTTACAACTTACGCAGTACATCCCGGTGTCGTGAGGACTGAAATAGGCAGATACATGACCATTCTCAAGCAACCTATCATCAAATACTTGATTTTTCCGCTGTTGTTGCCTATACAGTggattttcttgaaaaatcctCGACAAGGCGCTCAAACGATCATACACTGCGCGTTGGCTGAAGAGTTAGCAAACGAATCCGGGAAATATTATTG CGATTGTAAAGAGACTAAGATAACAGCGTCGGGAATGGACGGTATAGCGGCGCATCGTTTATGGGAGGAGAGCGTAAAACTGGTCGGTCTACAAGACCAAGTCAGAGATCTTCCATCCAATGGGCAGGCGTTCGATTTTCAATCGGCATCAAATAACAATGGAAAAGCTTCAACTTCATAA
- the LOC141915092 gene encoding uncharacterized protein LOC141915092, with protein sequence MTGGGQTMRYPYTFTAKLMRFPWKHYWKNTRYFRYFTYSAVFSWFFVFRNIHKAVNSPGNVKKWEEIRAKREHTHFDAPH encoded by the exons ATGACTGGTGGAGGTCAAACTATGCGTTATCCTTATACATTCACGGCGAAATTGATGCGATTTCCGTGGAAGCATTACTGGAAGAATACTAGATATTTCCGCTACTTTACCTACTCGGCAGTGTTTAGTTGGTTCTTCGTCTTCAGAAACATCCACAAAGCAG TGAATTCTCCTGGTAATGTTAAGAAATGGGAAGAAATCCGTGCAAAGAGAGAAC ACACTCATTTCGATGCTCCTCATTGA